The Paenibacillus sp. FSL R7-0204 genome includes a region encoding these proteins:
- a CDS encoding carboxylesterase/lipase family protein, with amino-acid sequence MLRMVNVENGTVKGLPAADPRITSFKGIPFAAPPVGENRWRAPQPAEDWEGVLQAHEFAPVSMQVRQELDDNNIYTREWAVEPDIAMSEDCLYLNVWTPAKQADEKLPVYVWYFGGGLQVGHPAEMEFDGERIARRGIVVVTINYRLNIFGFLCHPEITAESPESPANFGNLDQQAATRWVKRNIAAFGGDPDNITIGGQSAGGGSVMSQLTSPQNEGLFQRAIVESGIFTDLYPGTLLPPLRGTLQEAEQDGIEFFKYLGVSTLAEARKLDAVYLRDKAVALGGFWGTVADQKFQVGNPFDLFVQNRRLKVPVMLGHTSSEFFSTPKVQSYGELKQLAADMFGEDAETFLKLSGARPDAVQEAAERASVSGFEHAIRIAGQANADTGSETPLYYYNFDAEIPGWDNPGTFHSVDLWFFFETLAKCWRPFVGKHYDLARQMCNYTAHFIRTGDPNGQDSTGEALPHWEPYTPEAPYGMLFADKAEFSREQPGEIMNFLVQQYFKKTGSPV; translated from the coding sequence ATGCTTAGAATGGTCAATGTGGAGAATGGCACGGTAAAAGGCTTGCCCGCAGCCGATCCCCGGATTACGAGCTTCAAGGGAATACCGTTTGCTGCTCCGCCTGTAGGCGAGAACCGCTGGCGGGCACCGCAGCCTGCCGAAGACTGGGAGGGTGTACTTCAGGCCCACGAGTTCGCACCGGTCTCCATGCAGGTCAGACAGGAGCTGGATGATAACAATATCTATACCCGTGAGTGGGCGGTGGAGCCTGACATTGCGATGAGCGAGGATTGCCTGTACCTGAACGTATGGACCCCGGCCAAACAGGCGGACGAGAAGCTACCCGTCTATGTATGGTATTTCGGCGGCGGGCTGCAGGTGGGCCATCCGGCAGAGATGGAGTTCGACGGCGAACGGATTGCCCGCAGAGGGATTGTGGTGGTGACGATTAACTACCGGCTGAATATCTTCGGCTTCCTCTGCCATCCTGAGATTACGGCGGAATCGCCGGAGTCGCCCGCTAACTTCGGCAACCTTGACCAGCAGGCCGCTACCCGCTGGGTGAAGCGCAACATTGCTGCGTTCGGCGGTGACCCCGACAACATCACCATCGGCGGGCAGTCAGCGGGCGGCGGCAGTGTCATGAGCCAGCTTACCTCTCCGCAGAACGAAGGATTGTTTCAGCGGGCAATTGTTGAAAGCGGTATCTTCACGGACCTGTATCCGGGAACCCTGCTGCCGCCGCTCCGGGGGACACTGCAGGAGGCAGAGCAGGATGGCATCGAGTTCTTCAAGTACCTGGGTGTATCCACACTTGCGGAAGCGCGGAAGCTGGATGCGGTCTATCTGCGGGACAAGGCAGTAGCGCTTGGCGGGTTCTGGGGCACCGTTGCGGACCAGAAGTTCCAGGTGGGGAATCCGTTCGATCTGTTCGTGCAGAATAGACGCTTGAAGGTGCCGGTTATGCTCGGCCATACCTCCTCGGAGTTCTTCAGCACTCCGAAGGTGCAGTCCTACGGGGAGCTCAAGCAGCTTGCGGCGGACATGTTCGGGGAGGATGCGGAGACCTTCCTGAAGCTTAGCGGCGCAAGGCCGGATGCGGTTCAGGAAGCGGCGGAGCGGGCATCGGTAAGCGGGTTCGAACACGCTATCCGGATCGCCGGGCAGGCGAATGCGGATACCGGAAGCGAAACCCCGCTCTATTACTATAATTTCGATGCGGAGATTCCGGGATGGGATAACCCGGGCACCTTCCACTCGGTGGATCTGTGGTTCTTCTTCGAGACGCTGGCCAAGTGCTGGCGGCCGTTTGTCGGCAAGCATTATGATCTGGCCCGCCAGATGTGCAATTATACCGCCCACTTCATCCGTACCGGCGACCCGAACGGACAAGATTCGACAGGCGAAGCATTGCCGCACTGGGAGCCGTACACCCCGGAAGCACCTTACGGGATGCTGTTCGCAGACAAGGCGGAGTTCTCCAGAGAACAACCCGGCGAGATCATGAATTTTCTGGTGCAGCAGTACTTCAAGAAGACTGGCAGTCCGGTCTGA
- the cydD gene encoding thiol reductant ABC exporter subunit CydD → MKSKTSLIAEQMSGQRKRLVMLTLLSLMLGIAIVSQAGLLAEAVQRVFVEKASLSSVALLLALLLSVMAIRTLLLYGNGRIGLAMAAAAKANMRSAVLQKLTRASMPSTLRGQTGGKVSVALDAVDEADSYFSHYMPRMVEAAIIPVLILAVTFVLHANTGFILLFTAPFIPLFMILVGLQTKNKSEEKYAQLAEFSGTFLDSLQGLVTLKIFGQSRRQQQQIERSSLGYRDATMDILKVAFTNTFMLESIVMLSIGIVALELAIQLLVFKSMPFHTAFLVLLLVPEFFNLLKNTGTAFHSGRTSMGAVRKVEQMLAEIGSGTGAQPEGGGQSSAKLFKMPPSIALNEVHFHYAPGSFELKAGPVSIGPGEHVAIVGHSGSGKTTLLHLIAGLLKPVSGTVLVNGSPLTEWEEDSWFEQVSYITQHPYIFAGTFAENIAIGAGRKVSREEIRQAAEEAGLVALVAGLEQGLDTYVGEGGRGLSGGEKQRLALARAFLKRPALILFDEPTVGLDLQTEQILQSSITALAKNATMITVAHRLYTIRQADHILFMDHGVLTAAGPHEELLECVPQYAEMVDMQRKGGSA, encoded by the coding sequence ATGAAGAGCAAAACAAGTCTGATCGCTGAGCAAATGTCGGGGCAACGAAAACGGCTTGTTATGCTGACCCTCCTGTCGCTCATGCTCGGCATTGCGATTGTAAGTCAGGCCGGGCTGCTGGCGGAAGCGGTCCAGCGGGTGTTCGTGGAGAAGGCTTCCTTATCCTCGGTTGCTCTGCTGCTCGCTCTTCTGCTGTCAGTGATGGCGATCCGCACTTTGCTGTTATACGGAAATGGAAGAATAGGCTTGGCTATGGCAGCCGCCGCTAAGGCAAATATGCGTTCAGCCGTGCTGCAGAAGCTTACCCGTGCCTCCATGCCTTCAACGCTGCGGGGGCAGACAGGGGGGAAGGTCAGTGTGGCTCTGGATGCAGTGGACGAGGCGGACAGCTATTTCAGTCACTACATGCCGCGGATGGTGGAAGCAGCGATCATCCCGGTTCTGATTCTGGCGGTTACGTTTGTTTTACATGCGAATACCGGCTTCATTCTGCTGTTTACGGCACCGTTCATCCCGCTGTTTATGATTCTGGTGGGACTGCAAACGAAGAACAAATCCGAAGAGAAATATGCGCAGCTTGCAGAGTTCTCCGGTACGTTCCTGGATTCGCTTCAAGGGCTCGTGACGTTGAAAATATTTGGACAATCCCGCCGCCAGCAGCAGCAGATTGAGCGCAGCAGCCTGGGTTACCGTGACGCGACCATGGATATTTTGAAGGTTGCCTTTACGAATACTTTTATGCTGGAATCCATCGTCATGCTGAGCATCGGGATTGTTGCCCTTGAATTGGCTATTCAACTGCTCGTATTCAAATCGATGCCGTTCCACACGGCCTTTCTTGTGCTGCTGCTTGTTCCCGAGTTCTTTAACCTGCTCAAGAATACAGGAACCGCTTTTCACAGCGGGCGGACCAGTATGGGGGCGGTCCGTAAGGTGGAGCAGATGCTTGCGGAAATAGGCAGCGGCACCGGTGCACAGCCGGAAGGGGGCGGGCAGTCCTCAGCCAAGCTTTTCAAGATGCCGCCCTCCATTGCGCTGAATGAGGTGCATTTCCATTATGCACCCGGTTCATTTGAGCTTAAGGCCGGACCCGTCTCCATAGGACCGGGAGAGCATGTTGCGATTGTCGGGCACAGTGGCTCGGGCAAAACAACCTTGCTCCATCTCATTGCCGGACTGCTGAAGCCGGTATCCGGGACAGTGCTGGTGAATGGAAGCCCGCTGACAGAGTGGGAGGAAGACTCGTGGTTTGAGCAGGTCAGCTACATTACACAGCATCCTTATATTTTTGCCGGGACATTTGCTGAGAATATTGCCATCGGTGCCGGACGTAAGGTCTCCAGGGAAGAAATCAGGCAGGCCGCAGAGGAAGCGGGACTTGTAGCGCTTGTTGCCGGGCTAGAGCAGGGTTTGGACACTTACGTCGGGGAAGGCGGCAGGGGACTGTCGGGAGGGGAAAAGCAGCGGCTTGCTTTGGCGCGGGCATTCTTGAAACGTCCGGCTCTGATCTTGTTCGATGAGCCTACAGTAGGCCTCGACTTGCAGACCGAACAAATCCTGCAAAGCTCCATAACAGCGCTGGCCAAAAATGCCACGATGATTACAGTCGCACACCGGTTATATACGATCCGGCAAGCGGATCACATTTTGTTTATGGACCATGGAGTATTGACGGCGGCAGGACCTCACGAGGAGCTCCTTGAATGTGTGCCGCAATATGCCGAGATGGTTGATATGCAGCGAAAAGGAGGTTCAGCATGA
- a CDS encoding cytochrome d ubiquinol oxidase subunit II translates to MSYELVGISVLWLFLYGYLIVASIDFGAGFFAFYARLTKQDHLINRLISRYLSPVWEITNVFFVFFYIGLVGFFPDTAYYYGSALLVPGSIALILIAIRGSFYAFENYGSKNNIVYLFLYGASGLLIPASLSVALTLSEGGFIFKRGETVSLDYWALFTNPLSWSIVGLAIVSVLFISASFLAFYASRAEDQPALKLMRTYALFWSTPTIVIALTAFIYLGQHNERHFQNMMDLWWLLALSVAFFMLAMWLLYSGRRYGLAFISIMLQFLCAFFAYGIGQYPYILDPFITLENSITSPAMGLALVIVFIGGMCLLIPSLILVFKLFLFDADYVKGKK, encoded by the coding sequence ATGAGTTATGAGCTGGTTGGAATTTCAGTGCTCTGGCTGTTTTTATACGGCTATTTAATTGTGGCCTCTATTGATTTTGGAGCCGGGTTCTTTGCCTTTTATGCCCGGCTGACGAAGCAGGATCATCTGATTAACCGTTTGATCTCCCGCTACTTATCGCCGGTCTGGGAGATTACGAATGTCTTTTTCGTCTTTTTTTATATTGGACTTGTCGGCTTCTTCCCGGATACCGCTTATTATTACGGCTCGGCGCTACTTGTTCCGGGAAGCATTGCGCTTATCCTGATCGCGATCCGCGGTTCGTTCTATGCGTTCGAGAATTACGGCTCCAAGAATAACATCGTATATCTGTTCCTGTACGGCGCTTCGGGCCTGCTGATTCCCGCGTCCTTGTCAGTGGCACTTACCCTGTCGGAAGGCGGCTTTATCTTTAAGCGGGGAGAGACCGTGTCTCTGGATTACTGGGCATTGTTCACTAACCCGTTATCCTGGAGCATTGTAGGCTTGGCGATTGTATCTGTGTTGTTCATCAGCGCCTCCTTTTTGGCCTTTTATGCTTCCCGGGCAGAGGATCAACCCGCGCTGAAGCTTATGCGTACTTATGCGCTGTTCTGGAGCACGCCGACCATTGTTATCGCGCTGACGGCCTTTATTTATCTGGGCCAGCACAATGAGCGGCATTTTCAAAATATGATGGATTTATGGTGGCTGCTTGCGCTGTCTGTTGCTTTCTTCATGCTTGCCATGTGGCTGCTGTACAGCGGACGCCGTTACGGGTTGGCGTTCATAAGCATCATGCTGCAATTCCTATGCGCCTTCTTCGCTTACGGAATCGGGCAATATCCTTATATTCTGGACCCGTTCATTACGCTTGAGAACAGCATCACTTCACCGGCTATGGGTCTGGCGCTGGTCATTGTGTTCATCGGGGGTATGTGCTTGCTCATTCCTTCCCTGATTCTGGTGTTCAAGCTGTTCCTCTTTGACGCAGACTATGTGAAAGGAAAGAAATAA
- a CDS encoding MFS transporter yields the protein MIAENDVKEGRTIEPVGPGDDIPLQLRKGQLIGDSLGLAGNSLIAILFSSFAMYYLTTIAHLDSTLLGTLILIGSILGAVTSFATGVMIDKFDSRHGKVRPWLAGSILPLALPLMLLFSIPEGLELSSKMLWAGACIILFNVGTSMFTSASGSLIPMATRNPLELTKMSSGRALGTIGGAMVVTLGYVPVVELMGGDQRAYFIVTTVLIVVASLLMFNQFRTSHENVKTINRDEKGVEKKVPFKDAMKSILRNPYFLVSCLVLFVVTATLSLNNATSVYYARYILGDIKLQSVLAMVGAAPAILVFVFLPALVKKIGVRWIVACGGIFGIVGGFIRLMDTSSVPLAFLGFMISGIGSIPLAAVITVLVNSTIDYGEWKSGIRVPGMMMSLVGIATLLANSLSISGIGWILGATGFDGAAAQQSSSAIGGVLMISIYLPIILAAISFVCMLFWKLEKRHPQIVSELRERNGE from the coding sequence ATGATTGCAGAAAACGATGTAAAGGAAGGACGGACTATAGAGCCTGTTGGTCCTGGTGATGATATCCCATTACAACTTCGAAAAGGGCAACTGATCGGCGATAGCCTGGGACTGGCTGGGAATTCGCTAATTGCAATTCTGTTTAGTTCCTTTGCCATGTACTATTTAACGACTATTGCTCATTTAGATAGTACTCTGCTAGGCACTCTGATATTGATTGGATCTATCCTTGGCGCGGTAACAAGTTTTGCTACAGGAGTAATGATTGATAAATTCGACTCCAGACATGGCAAGGTAAGACCCTGGTTAGCGGGATCTATCCTGCCTCTGGCATTGCCCCTCATGCTGCTGTTTTCCATTCCGGAAGGTCTTGAGCTGTCCAGCAAAATGTTATGGGCGGGTGCCTGCATAATCCTGTTCAATGTAGGAACCTCCATGTTCACTTCGGCTTCAGGTTCATTAATACCAATGGCAACCCGAAACCCGCTGGAACTGACAAAGATGAGCTCAGGGCGAGCATTAGGCACCATTGGTGGGGCTATGGTTGTAACTTTAGGCTATGTGCCAGTTGTTGAGCTAATGGGGGGAGATCAACGGGCATATTTTATCGTCACCACTGTCTTGATAGTCGTAGCTTCCTTGCTTATGTTCAATCAATTCAGGACTTCACATGAGAATGTAAAGACGATTAACCGTGATGAGAAAGGCGTTGAAAAGAAGGTTCCCTTTAAGGATGCAATGAAATCCATTTTGAGAAATCCATATTTCCTTGTTTCTTGCCTAGTCCTTTTCGTAGTAACCGCTACTCTTTCTTTGAATAATGCAACCAGTGTTTATTATGCCCGCTATATTCTCGGAGATATAAAGCTGCAGAGTGTGCTGGCAATGGTTGGTGCGGCTCCAGCAATACTAGTCTTTGTGTTTCTTCCGGCTCTGGTCAAAAAGATAGGTGTTCGATGGATCGTGGCTTGTGGGGGGATATTTGGAATAGTAGGCGGATTCATTCGTCTAATGGATACAAGCAGCGTACCCCTTGCCTTCTTAGGGTTTATGATCTCCGGAATAGGGTCTATACCATTAGCAGCGGTAATTACAGTTCTTGTAAACAGCACTATAGATTATGGGGAGTGGAAAAGCGGTATCCGTGTACCTGGGATGATGATGAGTCTGGTTGGTATAGCTACGCTTTTAGCAAATTCTCTGAGCATTTCCGGCATTGGGTGGATACTGGGTGCGACCGGTTTTGATGGAGCGGCAGCTCAGCAGTCCAGTTCGGCAATCGGTGGAGTCTTAATGATTAGCATTTATCTGCCAATTATTTTAGCAGCTATTTCTTTTGTGTGTATGCTCTTTTGGAAGCTGGAGAAGAGACACCCTCAAATTGTAAGCGAGCTCAGAGAAAGAAATGGAGAATAG
- a CDS encoding family 78 glycoside hydrolase catalytic domain yields MIHAVNLKTEYLLNPIGIDITSPRLMWNVADGIKQSAYVIQLEINGDLISTGDKIETGEMSARITTALNSRDIVSWRVKLYDESGEAGPWSEPAFFEMGLLQPADWKAKWIMGNYVHSKKKKVRYPVDCFKKEFQTPGGIVKARLYITANGVYEAKLNGKRVGNQYFTPGSTNYDVRTHYQSFDVKDLLSAQNTMEIELGDGWYASKAGVFGGSKVFGYEPKLLAQLEITDDEGNRMIITSDNSFTWSNDGPICYADMKDGEIVEAWRKPTYSSVALETSYNGVVCCSNNVPVVEKERLRPEVIRTPDGQTVLDFKQNIAGYVEFFVKAPKGHKITMVMGEKLNDEGNFTIKNISYDGEYTKSHLQKIEYICSGNGEEYYKPKFSIQGFQYALVQNWPGEVKPDAFTAIAVYSDMEVTAEFNCSNEGINKIVENTLWSVKGNFMDVPTDCPTRERAAWTGDAQLFFDTGTIFMDQAAFYRKWMRDVCDEQAENGLVYNITPRVSNFRNSLSVEGSSGWGDAIVLIPYRYWKRYGDDSVMKEHYDSMVRWIEFFMTRLGKYNIFSFLKFPASNKHRAYIVGQGRHFGEWSEPKGTEGKMALLYPRPEEASAYLAYSLKCLAEMAEHLGKHKEAGEYAEISQKIKEAYQHYFISKEALETERMAKLVRPVALDLVNDKDKGMLVEKLVELTRRRKHKIGTGFLSTPFVLGILSEYGYTEDAWRMLTQPDNPGWMYQVINGATTMWENWTPDASLNHYSKGACCEWLFSGLCGINTSGQKNHFVIKPTPCSELNYAKLTYSSVYGKVTSGWEIKGHEVTYIIKVPGNCTADIRLPDGNQYKVGSGTYEYVTTKVVWSTSMLE; encoded by the coding sequence ATGATTCATGCAGTGAATTTAAAGACTGAATATCTGTTGAACCCTATTGGAATCGATATCACTTCACCGCGTTTGATGTGGAATGTTGCAGACGGAATTAAACAATCTGCCTATGTCATTCAATTGGAAATTAACGGAGATTTGATATCTACAGGTGACAAGATAGAAACGGGTGAAATGTCGGCCAGGATAACGACTGCACTGAATAGCCGGGATATCGTATCATGGCGAGTGAAGCTTTATGATGAATCAGGGGAAGCAGGACCTTGGAGTGAACCGGCGTTTTTTGAAATGGGTCTGCTGCAGCCTGCGGACTGGAAGGCCAAGTGGATCATGGGGAATTACGTTCACAGTAAAAAAAAGAAAGTCCGTTATCCGGTGGATTGCTTTAAAAAAGAGTTTCAGACCCCCGGAGGAATTGTAAAAGCCAGATTATACATTACTGCGAATGGAGTTTATGAAGCGAAGCTGAATGGAAAACGTGTTGGAAATCAATATTTCACGCCAGGCTCCACCAATTATGATGTCCGTACACATTATCAGTCCTTTGATGTTAAGGATTTGCTGTCCGCTCAGAACACGATGGAGATTGAATTGGGGGATGGATGGTACGCCAGTAAGGCAGGGGTCTTTGGGGGGAGTAAAGTGTTTGGGTACGAACCGAAACTCCTGGCACAGCTGGAAATCACAGATGATGAAGGAAATAGGATGATCATTACTTCCGATAACAGCTTCACTTGGAGTAATGATGGACCCATCTGCTATGCTGATATGAAGGATGGAGAGATTGTTGAAGCATGGAGGAAGCCAACTTATTCTTCTGTTGCCTTGGAAACCTCATATAACGGTGTGGTTTGTTGTTCTAATAATGTTCCTGTTGTAGAAAAGGAGCGACTTCGGCCTGAAGTGATCAGAACACCAGATGGACAGACTGTTCTTGATTTTAAACAGAATATAGCAGGTTATGTTGAATTTTTTGTGAAAGCGCCTAAGGGTCATAAAATAACAATGGTTATGGGAGAAAAGTTAAATGATGAAGGGAATTTTACGATAAAAAATATCTCCTATGATGGAGAATATACGAAATCACACCTGCAAAAAATCGAATATATCTGTAGTGGCAATGGTGAAGAATATTATAAACCAAAGTTTAGCATCCAGGGATTTCAATACGCTTTGGTGCAAAATTGGCCGGGTGAGGTTAAGCCTGACGCTTTTACGGCAATTGCCGTATATTCGGATATGGAGGTTACGGCTGAGTTTAATTGCTCCAATGAGGGAATCAACAAAATTGTGGAGAACACTTTATGGAGTGTGAAAGGGAATTTTATGGATGTGCCAACCGACTGCCCTACCCGTGAGAGGGCTGCATGGACCGGGGATGCACAGCTATTCTTTGATACAGGCACGATATTTATGGATCAGGCTGCATTTTATAGAAAATGGATGCGGGATGTATGTGACGAACAGGCCGAGAACGGGTTGGTGTATAACATTACTCCGAGAGTCAGCAACTTCCGCAATTCATTGTCCGTGGAGGGGTCCAGCGGGTGGGGGGATGCTATCGTATTGATACCCTATCGTTATTGGAAGCGCTATGGGGATGACAGTGTTATGAAAGAGCATTACGATTCTATGGTACGCTGGATTGAATTCTTCATGACTAGGTTAGGAAAGTATAATATATTCTCCTTTTTAAAGTTTCCGGCTTCTAATAAACACAGAGCCTACATTGTAGGACAAGGCAGACATTTCGGAGAATGGAGTGAACCCAAAGGCACGGAAGGCAAGATGGCTCTACTGTATCCAAGACCGGAAGAGGCCTCAGCCTATCTGGCCTACTCCCTGAAATGCCTTGCTGAGATGGCCGAGCATCTGGGAAAGCACAAGGAAGCGGGAGAATACGCGGAGATTTCACAGAAGATTAAAGAGGCGTATCAGCACTATTTTATAAGCAAAGAAGCTCTGGAAACTGAAAGAATGGCCAAGCTGGTCAGACCGGTTGCACTGGATCTGGTGAATGATAAAGACAAGGGAATGTTGGTGGAAAAACTTGTTGAATTAACAAGAAGACGGAAACATAAAATCGGCACCGGTTTTTTATCCACTCCATTTGTATTGGGAATCCTAAGTGAGTATGGATATACAGAGGATGCCTGGAGGATGTTAACCCAGCCGGACAATCCGGGCTGGATGTATCAGGTAATCAACGGAGCAACAACCATGTGGGAGAACTGGACACCGGATGCCTCGCTTAACCATTATTCAAAGGGGGCTTGCTGTGAATGGTTGTTTAGTGGTCTTTGCGGTATAAATACTTCTGGTCAAAAGAACCATTTTGTCATTAAACCCACACCATGCAGCGAGTTGAACTATGCCAAGCTTACTTATTCAAGTGTATATGGAAAAGTAACAAGCGGGTGGGAAATAAAAGGGCATGAAGTAACCTATATCATTAAAGTTCCTGGAAACTGTACAGCTGACATTAGACTGCCTGACGGTAATCAATATAAAGTGGGTAGCGGGACATACGAATATGTTACTACAAAGGTGGTATGGAGCACAAGCATGTTAGAATAG
- a CDS encoding cytochrome ubiquinol oxidase subunit I, translating to MGIDTVLWSRLVTGLTLGFHVIFATIGVGVPLMIAIAEFMGIRKKDPHYTLMAKRWARGFVISVAVGVVTGTAISLQLALIWPNFMKLAGNVIALPLFMEVFAFFFEAIFLGIYLYTWDRFKKPYIHWLLTIPIVAGAGMSAVFITTVNGFMNQPEGFAMAGGQFTAVNPVEAMLNTATFSKVFHVLSSAYLTGAALLAGIAAFALLRKGVSEYHKKALKLMMAVVMVFGLLNALAGDTSAKFLAEHQPEKLAAAEWHFETESGADLILMGWLNAEHEVLGALHIPKFLSFLAFGDFNAEVTGLNEFPADEQPPLLVHYLFDLMVGVGFALLGISFLYFLFVFWKKRNEHNKWLLRAIALGAPLAFLGVELGWFYAEIGRQPWILRGYMRVEEGATTSPSVRILFFVFLLLYILLGTVCVLVLRRMFKDNPAETEMEKWNQHPGGKSTVKGEHAK from the coding sequence ATGGGCATCGATACCGTGCTGTGGAGCAGACTGGTGACAGGCTTGACACTGGGGTTCCACGTTATTTTCGCAACAATTGGCGTTGGGGTTCCGCTGATGATCGCCATTGCTGAATTCATGGGCATACGCAAAAAAGACCCTCACTACACGCTGATGGCCAAGAGATGGGCCCGCGGGTTTGTCATTTCTGTGGCCGTGGGCGTGGTGACCGGTACGGCGATTTCGTTGCAGCTGGCCTTGATCTGGCCTAATTTCATGAAGCTGGCCGGTAACGTGATTGCGCTCCCGTTATTTATGGAAGTGTTTGCTTTCTTTTTTGAGGCGATCTTCCTGGGCATTTACCTCTACACCTGGGACCGGTTCAAGAAGCCGTATATCCACTGGCTTCTTACGATCCCGATTGTTGCCGGTGCCGGGATGTCCGCTGTTTTTATCACGACCGTAAACGGGTTCATGAATCAGCCTGAGGGCTTTGCTATGGCCGGAGGGCAATTCACAGCGGTGAATCCGGTGGAGGCGATGCTGAATACAGCGACGTTCTCCAAGGTGTTCCATGTCTTAAGCTCTGCCTATCTGACCGGAGCCGCACTGCTGGCGGGTATCGCCGCGTTTGCACTCCTCAGAAAGGGAGTCTCGGAATACCATAAAAAAGCGCTGAAGCTGATGATGGCTGTGGTGATGGTGTTTGGATTGCTGAACGCTCTGGCTGGAGATACGTCGGCGAAATTTTTGGCTGAGCATCAGCCGGAGAAGCTGGCTGCGGCGGAGTGGCATTTTGAAACGGAAAGCGGAGCCGATCTGATTCTGATGGGGTGGCTTAACGCCGAGCATGAGGTGCTGGGCGCACTGCACATTCCCAAATTTCTCAGCTTCCTCGCCTTTGGCGATTTCAATGCAGAGGTGACCGGTCTGAATGAATTCCCTGCGGATGAGCAGCCGCCGCTCCTGGTTCACTATTTATTCGATCTGATGGTCGGTGTCGGGTTTGCCCTATTAGGCATTTCATTCCTGTACTTCCTGTTTGTCTTCTGGAAAAAACGCAATGAGCATAACAAATGGCTGCTTCGCGCGATCGCGTTAGGCGCACCGCTTGCCTTTTTGGGAGTCGAGCTAGGCTGGTTCTACGCTGAGATCGGGCGGCAGCCCTGGATCTTAAGGGGATACATGCGTGTAGAAGAGGGGGCTACGACATCACCGAGCGTAAGGATCCTGTTTTTTGTATTCCTGTTGCTGTACATCCTGTTAGGCACGGTATGTGTGCTTGTGCTGCGGCGCATGTTCAAGGACAATCCGGCAGAAACCGAGATGGAGAAGTGGAATCAGCATCCCGGCGGCAAATCAACAGTAAAGGGTGAGCACGCAAAATGA